The following nucleotide sequence is from Roseivirga sp. BDSF3-8.
TACATCCAGCACCATGCCACTGCTGGTAGCGCGCACTTCGTTACTCACCTGCCCGCTTTGGCGGCTGGCCCCTTCACGTACCAGCTGCAGGTTGTTCTGGGCTGCCTTTAGCGACTCATCAGCCAACTTAAAGTCCAGCTCAAACCGCCGGTATTCTACTTCTGAGATAATCTTTTTGTCAAAAAGACCCTTTTGGCGGTCCATTTCCCTTTTAGCATTGCGGTAGTTTATTTCCGCCTGGTTCAGTTCACTCTGAGCCCGGTTCACATTGACCATGTTAGGAATGATGCGGATCTTCGCCAGCAGCTCATTTTGTTTTACTACCTGCCCCGCCTCCACATATATCTTTTCTACCACGCCCGATACCTGCGATTTTACAGCCACCTCTTTGCGCGGCTTAATTGAGCCGGTAGCCACAGTCTTGAGCACGATATCCGTGCGAAAGGGTACGGATGTTTCGAATACCTCCGGCTTTTCCACCGATTTTTTAAAGAGGAAGACCCCTGTACCCACAAAGAGTACCACTATGCACATGATGAGTATTGTATAAATGACCTTTTTCATTGTCTGTTAGGTGTTTGCTTGCAGATTGTAATTAGGTTCCGGAGTTTATTCGTCTTTCAGCGCCTGTACCGGGTTTATCCGTGCTGCCTTATAGGCGGGGAGAAATCCCGCTATGGTTCCGGCAGCTACCAGTACCCCGATAGCCATGAGTGCTATTGAAAAGTCGATTTGCGGATTAAGGAAAAACTCCCCTTCCGCTCCAAATCGTTTAAGTGCCTGGGCTACTGCCTCTATCAGAAGCGTACCTGCCACCAGGCCGAAGTAACCTGAGAAGGCCGTAAGTACCAGAGATTCCTGGATAATGAGGGAAAGGATGGCCGATGGCCTGGCACCCAGTGCTTTTCGTACGCCAATTTCCCTTGTACGTTCCCTCACGATGATAAGCATGATATTGCTCACGCCGATGATGCCCGCTATGATGGTACCGATGCTTACCAGCCAGCCGAAGCCCTTCATACCCATAAAGAGTCCCTGTACTTCTTTATACTCTTCCTCTATATTGGCTGAGCCAAAGGCTTTGGCATCTTCAGGGTCCACCTTGTGCCGCTCCTGCAATAACGTCTTTACCTTGTCTTCCGCTACAGAAGCCGGGATGTTGTCCTGGGGCAAAAAGGCATACCAGCCTACATCCCCCACCTGGTTAAAGGTGTATTGCAGGGTCGTATTCGGGATGTAGATACTCTCCAGCTCCTCCATGGCCTCATCGTCCATCCGCTGGGTGCCAAACACCCCTACCACCTTAAAGAAAATTCCCCTAATGGAAATGTATTGACCGACAGGTTCAGTACCATCTTCAAACAGCACATCCCGCACCCGCTCACCGATCACCGCTATTTTTCGACGGTCCGCTATGTCTTTTTCATTGACAAAGCGGCCTTCCCTCATAGGCATGGGGCGTATGTCTATCCATGAAGGATAGTCGCCGAATACCGCGTATGAGGCACTTTTGTTTTTGCGGTTTACCGTATAGGGTCCCTGTAGCCTAAGCCTGGGAGCGATCGTTTTTACCTCCGGTATATTTTGCAGTATCGCCTGTGTGTCCTCAGTTTTCAGGCGCAGAGAGCGGCCGGGTTGAAAGCCCATATACGCCTTACTTGTTCGCTCAGTCCACATAAATACCGTGTTCTTCTGGATGTTGAAGTTAGTCATCACCCCGTTTTCCAGGCCGTTTGTGGCACCCAATAATACGACCAGCATAAATATGCCCCAGAATACTCCGAATGCCGTTAGCCCCGTACGCAGCTTATGCCTGCTCAGCGTACTGTATATTTCCTGCCATTTTTCGAGATCGAACATATCACTATAGTTTATTCAGAGCGCAGGGCTTCGATAGGTTTAATTTTTGCGGCCTTCATCGCTGGTAAAAGTCCCGAGACCGCTCCGGCTACTACAAGTATGATCGTGGCGATCATGGCCACATTAAAGTCAATAGAAGGCGCCCGGAAGAAGGGAAGTTCGCCGCCCATTTGTTCCAGGCCAAATGACATCAGCTCCAGAATACCTACGCCCGCCACAAGGCCAAAATAGCCCGCCACCGCTGTAATCAGGACACTTTCCTGAACAATCATGCTTACTATGCTGAACGGTCTTGCACCAATAGCTTTACGGATACCTATTTCCCGGGTACGCTCTTTTACGATGATGATCATGATATTACTGACCCCAATAATACCCGCCATTAGCGTACCGATGCCCACCACCCACACCAGCGTCCGAATAGCGAAGAACACATTGGTAAACTGCTTGTAGTTTTCCTCCGTATTATTAATGCCTAAAGCCTGGCGGTCAGCAGGGTCGAAGCGATATTTTTTAGAAAGCGTCTCAATGATACCCTGCTCCATTTCCTTGGCAGAGACCGTTCCGTCTGTGGTAATGGCGAACATGGTGATGCGGTTGCGGTTATCAAATACCTGCTGAAAGGTGGTGATGGGGATGTACACCCGCTCCTGATTCCGGCCATTATTGCTATTATCTGTAAAGACCCCGATCACCCTGAAAAAACTATCCTTAATCCGGATGTACTCTCCTGTAGGGTCTTCTGTCTCAGGAAATAAAATATCCGCCACACGCTTACCTATGGCTACCACTTTGCGTTTTTCCATAAGGTCAAGCTCATTCAGGGGCCTGCCTAAGTAGTGCTGCTGCTGATAAATACGGTTATAATCATCCGTAGTAGCCATTACCGTAAAGCTCCCGAAATTGGCGCCGTACTGCAGGGTAAAATCTCCGCCCAGTGTACTTCGCGGAGCTACCAGGCCCACACCGGGCACGTTCTCTTTGATCAGTTCCGCATCGTCCCGGTCAAAAATAATGCGACGGCCGGGTGACATACCTTTCCATGGCTTACTCGTGGTGCCGGTCCACATGTAAATGCTGTTAATCGCCTCATCGGCAAAATCCTTTTCCACACCTTTTTGAAGGCCCGTGCCTGAGCCCAGGAGGAAGATGAGCATGAAGATGCCCCAGAATACCCCGAAAGCTGTAAGCGCCGTGCGCAGTTTGTTCTTGCGAATAGTGAACCAAATTTCCTGTAAGTTGTCTAAATTCAGCATGTTAGCTATAATTTTGCTTAGGAAATTACCTCGGCATTTTGTTCCCTGCCTATGATCATTCCATCCCGGAGCATGATCACCCGTTCCGTTTTTTCTGCGATATCATCTTCGTGAGTAACGATGACTATTGTCTTTCCCATTTGATGCACCCGGGCAAAGAGCTCCATCACCTCATGAGAGGTTTTGGAGTCAAGGGCTCCGGTAGGTTCATCCGCAAGGATCACTTTCGGGTCATGTATCAGCGCACGGGCGATGGCTACCCGTTGTTTTTGCCCGCCGGATAACTCCGAAGGCAAGTGGTCAGCCCTGTCCTCCAACCCCACCATTTCCAGGTATTTCATCGCCTCTTGGTGGCGCTTGCGCCGGCCCACCTTCTGATAGTAAAGTGGCAGGGCCACATTTTCAGCAGCGGTTTTAAATGAAAGGAGATTGAATGATTGAAAAACAAATCCCAAAAAGCGATTACGATAGTCTGCTGCCTTTGCCTCGGAAAGGTTTCGGATGGGAGTGCCGGCCAGATAATAATCCCCTGAGTCATAGCCATCCAGTATGCCCAGGATATTCAGCAGCGTACTTTTGCCAGAGCCGGAAGAACCCATGATCGAGACCATTTCTCCCTTGTCTATTTGTACATCGATACCCTTGAGCACCTCAAGTCGCTGGTGACCCATCGGGTAGCTTTTTCGAATGTTTTTAAGGCTAATCATGCAGACCGTGTGTTTTGGCAATTGTTTTTCGAACATCGTGCCACAAGCTCAAATAGCCCCTCAGATCATCTCAGGCAATATACTGCGGTTACTATCGTTACAAATCTGTTCGTATTCGCACCCCGGGGTGTTCAAATATGTACAGTTACCGGATTGAGTTTTTGGAAGGAAGTGGTACCGGGCCTTATCTAGTAATCAGCCTCCAAATACTACATGTGCATTCAGATAACGATATTTTCAAGTGCACTCATATTAATATAGTTAAATTTTTAGCCATCTTTGCAGGATAGTGGTCAGTGATTTTTTACATGTGGTGGTGAAAGGGCTTTGGCTTCTGGTTGTATGTGGTGTGTTGAGTGTGCCCGGTGCGTTTGCCCAGGCCTTCGACCCTTATAGCCTGGAGTATGGGACGGAAAACCCTCCCCTGAATAAGTTCCGGGTGATACTGAACAAGATCAC
It contains:
- a CDS encoding efflux RND transporter periplasmic adaptor subunit translates to MKKVIYTILIMCIVVLFVGTGVFLFKKSVEKPEVFETSVPFRTDIVLKTVATGSIKPRKEVAVKSQVSGVVEKIYVEAGQVVKQNELLAKIRIIPNMVNVNRAQSELNQAEINYRNAKREMDRQKGLFDKKIISEVEYRRFELDFKLADESLKAAQNNLQLVREGASRQSGQVSNEVRATSSGMVLDVPVEEGSFVIESNTFNEGTTIVSIADMSDMVFEGTVDESEVGKIKEGMELLMKIGAIENEPFTATLEYISPKGLEEEGAIKFEIRAAVNLKEGQFIRAGYSANADIVLDKRTNVLAVKESNLLMEENQVFVEIHEGDQNFTRKEIKTGMSDGINIEVLEGLEEETEIKKM
- a CDS encoding ABC transporter permease, whose protein sequence is MFDLEKWQEIYSTLSRHKLRTGLTAFGVFWGIFMLVVLLGATNGLENGVMTNFNIQKNTVFMWTERTSKAYMGFQPGRSLRLKTEDTQAILQNIPEVKTIAPRLRLQGPYTVNRKNKSASYAVFGDYPSWIDIRPMPMREGRFVNEKDIADRRKIAVIGERVRDVLFEDGTEPVGQYISIRGIFFKVVGVFGTQRMDDEAMEELESIYIPNTTLQYTFNQVGDVGWYAFLPQDNIPASVAEDKVKTLLQERHKVDPEDAKAFGSANIEEEYKEVQGLFMGMKGFGWLVSIGTIIAGIIGVSNIMLIIVRERTREIGVRKALGARPSAILSLIIQESLVLTAFSGYFGLVAGTLLIEAVAQALKRFGAEGEFFLNPQIDFSIALMAIGVLVAAGTIAGFLPAYKAARINPVQALKDE
- a CDS encoding ABC transporter permease, whose translation is MLNLDNLQEIWFTIRKNKLRTALTAFGVFWGIFMLIFLLGSGTGLQKGVEKDFADEAINSIYMWTGTTSKPWKGMSPGRRIIFDRDDAELIKENVPGVGLVAPRSTLGGDFTLQYGANFGSFTVMATTDDYNRIYQQQHYLGRPLNELDLMEKRKVVAIGKRVADILFPETEDPTGEYIRIKDSFFRVIGVFTDNSNNGRNQERVYIPITTFQQVFDNRNRITMFAITTDGTVSAKEMEQGIIETLSKKYRFDPADRQALGINNTEENYKQFTNVFFAIRTLVWVVGIGTLMAGIIGVSNIMIIIVKERTREIGIRKAIGARPFSIVSMIVQESVLITAVAGYFGLVAGVGILELMSFGLEQMGGELPFFRAPSIDFNVAMIATIILVVAGAVSGLLPAMKAAKIKPIEALRSE
- a CDS encoding ABC transporter ATP-binding protein; protein product: MISLKNIRKSYPMGHQRLEVLKGIDVQIDKGEMVSIMGSSGSGKSTLLNILGILDGYDSGDYYLAGTPIRNLSEAKAADYRNRFLGFVFQSFNLLSFKTAAENVALPLYYQKVGRRKRHQEAMKYLEMVGLEDRADHLPSELSGGQKQRVAIARALIHDPKVILADEPTGALDSKTSHEVMELFARVHQMGKTIVIVTHEDDIAEKTERVIMLRDGMIIGREQNAEVIS